In Ferviditalea candida, one DNA window encodes the following:
- a CDS encoding MoaD/ThiS family protein, whose product MASPQSQIMTVKVSSLIPWKTDLLPEYTVDSNTTIRKFCEAIGIEWDVEALVFINNQIAHGNEILQQGDHILLMVPVVGG is encoded by the coding sequence TTGGCGTCACCTCAGTCTCAGATCATGACCGTTAAAGTCAGCAGCTTAATTCCATGGAAAACGGATTTGCTGCCCGAGTATACAGTGGACAGCAACACAACGATCCGCAAGTTTTGTGAAGCCATAGGAATTGAGTGGGATGTCGAAGCGCTGGTTTTCATCAATAACCAAATCGCGCACGGGAACGAAATCCTGCAGCAGGGCGATCATATTTTATTGATGGTTCCGGTGGTCGGGGGTTAA
- a CDS encoding IclR family transcriptional regulator, which produces MRDVNMGSIRSIDRAIDILQTFSIEKPYLTVEEIAKATKIPNSTVYRILCTLERRGLVQFDEKTATYKLGLRMLEFSYHLNSVLDIKQEAKDLLTELHQKTNQTVLMAVREGDQIIYIFKKEKYEGLKFSSYVGQRRPFIYGILGPVLLAHLPDAEITRILSVPVQKHTQYTVTNEEQILVRLRKIKQDGYYIESNETTVGVTGIGAPVFDINGKVMAAIGVVGPSIQIDDQIEHIKPLLLDTSCRVSLRMGYRSEQ; this is translated from the coding sequence ATGCGCGACGTTAATATGGGTTCCATCCGTTCCATTGACCGGGCCATCGATATCCTGCAAACCTTTTCCATCGAAAAGCCTTATCTTACTGTCGAAGAGATCGCAAAAGCAACAAAGATTCCCAATTCGACGGTTTATCGTATTTTGTGCACGCTGGAACGGCGGGGATTGGTGCAGTTCGATGAAAAAACAGCGACTTACAAACTTGGTTTGCGTATGCTGGAATTCAGTTACCACTTAAACTCAGTACTCGATATCAAACAGGAAGCGAAGGATTTATTGACCGAGCTGCATCAAAAAACGAATCAAACCGTACTTATGGCTGTCAGAGAGGGAGATCAAATCATATACATTTTTAAGAAAGAGAAATATGAGGGATTGAAATTCTCTTCCTATGTGGGACAGCGCCGCCCCTTTATTTACGGAATACTCGGTCCTGTTTTGCTGGCCCATCTGCCGGATGCGGAAATTACGCGCATTCTGAGCGTCCCAGTTCAAAAACATACGCAGTACACGGTTACGAATGAAGAACAGATCCTCGTTCGGCTTCGGAAAATCAAACAGGACGGATATTACATCGAGTCCAATGAAACAACTGTCGGCGTTACCGGAATTGGTGCTCCCGTCTTTGATATCAACGGGAAAGTCATGGCGGCGATTGGTGTAGTCGGACCCAGCATCCAAATCGATGATCAAATCGAGCATATTAAGCCCCTGCTGCTGGATACCTCCTGCAGGGTTTCGTTGAGGATGGGTTACCGCAGCGAACAGTGA
- a CDS encoding fumarylacetoacetate hydrolase family protein, which produces MKIALFNDFQLGVVKGDRIFDVGAVVQWDSWNPQASLENLFECYADLKSHIEDYLVTARSYPLSNVNLRPPVPKPGKIVAAPVNYYLHQDEMNAQFDNAAYTIENLGFFLKAPSSIIGPGETVKLPFPERRTDHEAELAFVVGKRAKDVPASEASEYIFGYFALMDITVRGIEDRPWRKSFDTFTPIGPWMVTIDEIGNPNELDLRLWVNNELRQSANTRDLIYDCYKFFEAASAVMTLEPGDILTTGTPEGVGPITKGDRVRIQIDGIGEFSVSVDYK; this is translated from the coding sequence GTGAAGATTGCCTTATTCAATGATTTTCAACTCGGTGTTGTCAAAGGGGATAGGATATTTGATGTCGGCGCTGTTGTACAATGGGACAGCTGGAACCCGCAAGCTTCTCTGGAAAATCTCTTCGAATGTTATGCGGATTTGAAGTCGCATATAGAAGATTACCTGGTAACGGCTCGTTCCTATCCGCTTTCAAACGTGAATTTAAGGCCTCCCGTACCGAAACCGGGAAAAATTGTGGCTGCTCCGGTCAATTATTACCTGCATCAGGATGAAATGAATGCCCAGTTCGATAATGCAGCTTACACCATTGAAAATTTGGGGTTTTTCCTGAAAGCGCCATCATCGATCATCGGACCGGGCGAGACGGTCAAGCTGCCTTTTCCGGAGCGGCGTACCGACCATGAGGCTGAGCTTGCTTTTGTCGTCGGGAAAAGAGCGAAAGACGTTCCCGCATCGGAGGCCTCCGAATATATTTTCGGGTATTTTGCCTTGATGGATATAACGGTGAGAGGGATCGAAGACAGGCCTTGGCGCAAATCGTTCGATACGTTCACCCCAATCGGACCGTGGATGGTTACTATTGATGAGATCGGTAATCCGAATGAGCTGGATTTGCGTTTGTGGGTCAATAATGAGTTGCGTCAATCGGCGAATACCCGGGATCTGATCTATGACTGCTACAAGTTTTTTGAAGCCGCTTCAGCGGTAATGACGCTGGAGCCCGGTGATATACTCACTACCGGAACCCCGGAGGGTGTAGGGCCGATCACCAAGGGGGATCGGGTACGGATCCAAATCGACGGGATTGGAGAATTTTCGGTATCAGTCGATTACAAATAG